In Halobacillus amylolyticus, the following proteins share a genomic window:
- the lpdA gene encoding dihydrolipoyl dehydrogenase, producing the protein MAEEYDLVVLGGGTGGYVAAIRASKLGLKVAIVEKQELGGTCLHRGCIPSKALLRSAEVFRQTKEAGDYGITTNEPTLNFTRVQERKQSIVDTLHKGVQGLMKKGKIDVIEGFGRILGPSIFSPTAGTISVEMNNGEENEMIVPKNVLIATGSSPKPLPGLEVDGEFVLTSDEALHMDKLPSSIIIVGGGVIGIEWASMLADFDVKVTVLEYLPHILPTEDQDVSKEMLKQIKKKGVEIITDAKVLSETLQTDNGVAIQAEVDGETVTYKAERMLVSVGRSANINNIGLENTDIEVENGFIQTNANYQTKESHIYAIGDVIGGMQLAHVASHEGMIAVEHMANKHPHPMNPDQVPTCIYSNPEVASVGLTEQQAKEQGYELKVGKFPFQAIGKALVFGETDGFVKIIANKENDDLLGVHMIGPHVTDMISEAGLAKVLDATPWEISESIHPHPTLSEAIGEAAMAVDGNQIHG; encoded by the coding sequence ATGGCAGAAGAGTATGATTTAGTCGTATTAGGTGGAGGCACTGGCGGATATGTGGCTGCCATACGTGCGTCAAAGCTTGGTTTGAAAGTAGCGATCGTTGAGAAGCAAGAACTCGGGGGGACATGCTTGCATCGTGGTTGTATTCCTTCTAAAGCACTTTTGCGTAGTGCGGAAGTTTTTCGTCAAACAAAAGAAGCGGGAGACTATGGCATAACAACAAATGAGCCAACATTAAACTTTACGAGAGTCCAAGAACGAAAGCAATCGATTGTTGATACTCTACATAAAGGTGTTCAAGGTTTGATGAAAAAAGGAAAAATCGATGTTATTGAGGGGTTTGGCCGAATCCTTGGACCTTCTATTTTCTCGCCAACAGCAGGAACGATTTCTGTAGAGATGAACAATGGGGAAGAAAATGAAATGATCGTACCAAAGAATGTACTAATCGCCACAGGTTCAAGTCCAAAACCACTTCCTGGTCTTGAGGTCGACGGGGAGTTCGTGCTGACCTCAGATGAGGCTCTCCATATGGACAAGTTACCATCATCAATCATTATTGTAGGTGGAGGTGTTATTGGGATTGAATGGGCATCTATGTTGGCTGATTTTGATGTTAAGGTGACGGTACTTGAGTACTTGCCTCACATTCTCCCGACTGAGGATCAAGATGTTTCTAAAGAGATGTTGAAACAAATCAAGAAAAAAGGTGTCGAGATCATTACAGATGCCAAAGTTCTATCAGAGACATTGCAAACTGATAACGGTGTAGCTATTCAGGCAGAAGTGGATGGGGAAACCGTTACCTACAAGGCTGAGCGAATGCTCGTGTCTGTAGGACGTTCGGCAAATATCAACAATATCGGTCTTGAAAATACAGATATTGAAGTAGAAAATGGCTTCATTCAGACGAATGCAAATTATCAAACAAAAGAATCTCATATTTACGCAATTGGGGATGTCATTGGTGGAATGCAACTGGCTCACGTTGCTTCACATGAAGGTATGATTGCAGTTGAACATATGGCTAATAAACATCCACATCCAATGAACCCTGATCAAGTGCCAACATGTATTTATTCCAATCCAGAAGTTGCTAGTGTCGGTTTAACTGAGCAGCAGGCGAAAGAGCAAGGATATGAATTGAAAGTTGGCAAGTTTCCATTTCAAGCAATTGGAAAAGCTCTTGTTTTTGGTGAGACAGATGGTTTTGTGAAAATCATTGCAAATAAAGAGAATGATGACTTACTAGGGGTTCATATGATTGGTCCGCACGTAACAGATATGATTTCTGAAGCCGGGCTTGCCAAAGTACTGGACGCTACACCTTGGGAAATCTCTGAAAGTATTCACCCCCATCCAACGTTGTCTGAAGCTATTGGTGAGGCTGCAATGGCCGTTGATGGTAATCAAATACATGGTTAA
- a CDS encoding thiamine pyrophosphate-dependent dehydrogenase E1 component subunit alpha, whose amino-acid sequence MYRTMLLARKVDERMWLLNRAGKIPFVISCQGQEAAQVGASYALDRDKDYALPYYRDMGVVLSFGMTVKDLMLSGFAKAEDPNSGGRQMPGHFGQKKNRIVTGSSPVTTQVPHAVGIALAGKMEKKDFVSLVTFGEGSSNQGDFHEGANFAGVHKLPVIFMVENNKYAISVPVQKQLACEKVSDRAIGYGMPGHTVDGNDPLAVYEVVKAAADRGRKGEGPSLIEAVSYRLTPHSSDDDDRTYRERDEVDEAKKKDSIVTFANYLREQNILTEEKETELNEELNKLVNEATDYAENAAYAEAESALNYVYEE is encoded by the coding sequence ATGTACCGAACGATGCTGTTAGCAAGAAAAGTCGATGAACGTATGTGGCTGTTAAACAGAGCAGGTAAAATACCGTTTGTTATCTCTTGTCAAGGCCAGGAGGCAGCACAGGTCGGTGCCTCTTACGCTCTCGATCGTGACAAGGATTATGCACTGCCTTACTATCGTGATATGGGAGTTGTGCTTTCTTTTGGAATGACAGTAAAAGACCTAATGCTCTCAGGCTTTGCTAAAGCTGAAGATCCGAACTCAGGCGGACGCCAGATGCCGGGTCACTTTGGTCAGAAGAAAAATCGTATTGTTACCGGCTCTTCACCTGTAACAACTCAAGTTCCACATGCTGTAGGCATTGCATTGGCAGGAAAAATGGAGAAGAAAGACTTTGTCTCTCTTGTAACCTTTGGGGAGGGCTCATCTAACCAGGGAGATTTCCATGAAGGAGCAAACTTTGCCGGGGTTCACAAGCTTCCTGTTATTTTCATGGTGGAGAACAACAAATACGCGATTTCCGTTCCTGTCCAAAAGCAACTGGCTTGTGAAAAGGTATCCGATAGAGCCATTGGCTACGGCATGCCAGGCCACACGGTTGATGGCAATGACCCGCTTGCTGTATATGAAGTTGTAAAAGCAGCTGCTGACCGTGGTCGCAAAGGGGAAGGTCCTTCACTCATAGAGGCAGTATCTTATCGTCTAACACCTCACTCTAGTGATGATGATGACCGCACATACCGTGAACGTGATGAAGTGGATGAAGCGAAAAAGAAAGACTCCATTGTTACATTTGCTAATTATTTACGTGAGCAAAATATTTTAACAGAAGAAAAAGAAACAGAGTTGAACGAAGAGCTGAACAAATTAGTCAATGAGGCAACAGACTATGCAGAAAATGCTGCATATGCTGAAGCTGAATCTGCATTGAACTATGTATATGAGGAGTAA
- a CDS encoding acyl-CoA mutase large subunit family protein, with protein sequence MNQSNNYQRIKDNWKHDVKKTEQRFPERKQTFTTSSELEINRLYTPKESSETYTEELGFPGQFPYTRGIQPTMYRSRYWTMRQYAGFGSAEETNERFRYLLAQGQTGLSVAFDLPTQIGYDSDDPMAEGEVGKVGVAIDTLLDMERLFDQIPLDKVSTSMTINAPASILLAMYIAVGEKQGVSPEKLTGTIQNDILKEYIARGTYIYPPKPSMRLITDIFGYCHEQLPKFNTISISGYHIREAGSTAVQEVAFTIANGMAYVDAAIESGLEVDQFAPRLAFFFNAHNQFFEEAAKFRAARRIWAKIMKDHYKAENPKSWKLRFHTQTGGSTLTAQQPDNNIVRVTVQALSAVMGGTQSLHTNSRDEALALPTEDSARIALRTQQIIAQESGVADTIDPLGGSYYVEALTDEIEEEVNKYLERIKELGGAVQAVEEGFMQREIHQTAYEAQKRIESNEDIVVGLNDYKLEEEVNPDLLRVDEALETDQIEKTEQVRNSRNQTEVDECLKGLKQAAKTNENVMPHIVAAVRVYATVGEIANVLRDEFGEYTGV encoded by the coding sequence ATGAATCAATCAAATAACTATCAACGAATTAAAGATAACTGGAAACACGATGTAAAAAAAACAGAACAACGTTTCCCAGAACGAAAGCAAACTTTTACGACTAGTTCAGAACTTGAGATTAATCGTCTATACACACCCAAAGAATCGAGTGAGACTTATACAGAAGAACTAGGTTTTCCGGGGCAATTCCCGTATACCAGGGGAATACAACCGACCATGTATCGTAGTAGGTACTGGACAATGCGCCAATATGCCGGGTTTGGTTCGGCAGAAGAAACGAATGAACGGTTTAGATATTTATTAGCACAAGGACAAACAGGGCTATCTGTTGCCTTCGACTTACCTACTCAAATTGGTTATGACTCTGATGATCCGATGGCAGAAGGGGAAGTGGGTAAGGTTGGAGTGGCAATTGATACACTGTTAGACATGGAACGTCTTTTTGACCAAATCCCGTTAGACAAGGTGAGTACGTCCATGACGATCAATGCTCCAGCATCGATTTTATTAGCGATGTACATTGCTGTCGGGGAAAAGCAAGGGGTGAGTCCAGAAAAATTAACAGGTACGATTCAAAACGATATCTTAAAAGAATATATCGCACGGGGTACATATATTTACCCGCCGAAGCCGTCTATGCGTCTGATCACAGACATTTTTGGCTATTGCCATGAGCAGTTGCCAAAATTCAATACCATAAGCATCTCAGGGTACCATATCCGTGAGGCAGGCTCGACAGCTGTTCAAGAGGTGGCATTTACAATCGCGAATGGGATGGCCTATGTGGATGCAGCCATTGAATCTGGACTTGAGGTTGATCAATTTGCACCAAGGTTGGCCTTCTTCTTTAATGCACACAATCAATTTTTTGAAGAAGCGGCCAAGTTTCGCGCAGCAAGACGAATTTGGGCAAAGATTATGAAGGATCATTATAAAGCAGAAAATCCGAAAAGCTGGAAGCTTCGATTTCATACACAAACAGGCGGGAGTACGTTAACCGCACAACAGCCGGATAACAATATTGTTCGAGTAACTGTTCAAGCTTTGTCAGCGGTTATGGGGGGAACGCAAAGCTTACATACCAATTCACGTGATGAAGCCCTGGCTTTGCCGACAGAGGACTCTGCACGGATTGCACTAAGAACGCAGCAAATCATTGCTCAAGAAAGCGGTGTAGCAGATACGATCGATCCCCTGGGCGGTTCTTATTATGTAGAGGCATTGACGGATGAAATTGAAGAGGAGGTCAACAAGTATCTTGAACGTATTAAAGAACTGGGTGGAGCGGTCCAAGCTGTTGAGGAAGGATTTATGCAAAGGGAAATCCACCAGACGGCATATGAAGCGCAGAAACGCATTGAGTCCAACGAGGATATTGTTGTTGGATTAAACGATTATAAGTTGGAGGAAGAGGTTAATCCAGACTTACTACGGGTTGATGAAGCATTAGAAACGGATCAAATTGAAAAAACTGAACAAGTCCGAAATTCACGTAATCAAACAGAGGTAGACGAATGCCTCAAAGGGCTCAAACAAGCAGCGAAAACAAATGAAAATGTCATGCCGCATATCGTTGCGGCTGTCAGGGTTTATGCAACAGTAGGTGAAATTGCGAATGTACTTCGTGACGAATTTGGAGAATATACAGGAGTGTAG
- a CDS encoding BrxA/BrxB family bacilliredoxin, whose protein sequence is MYMDFNIYMNDVVTKARDEITQAGYSELTTAEQVEEALSKQGTTLVMINSVCGCAGGIARPAASHAIHYDKRPDHLVTVFAGQDREATERARQFFEGYPPSSPSFALMKDGKIQTMVERHDIEGFEPMEVIGKLQRNFEEYCKEV, encoded by the coding sequence ATGTATATGGATTTCAATATTTATATGAATGATGTTGTCACCAAAGCACGTGATGAGATTACCCAGGCAGGTTATTCAGAGCTAACGACAGCTGAACAAGTGGAGGAAGCTCTATCAAAGCAAGGTACGACACTTGTCATGATAAATTCCGTTTGTGGTTGTGCTGGAGGCATTGCCCGCCCGGCAGCTTCACATGCTATCCACTATGATAAGCGCCCGGATCATTTAGTTACTGTTTTTGCTGGACAAGATCGTGAAGCGACTGAGAGAGCGCGTCAATTCTTTGAAGGCTATCCTCCATCTTCTCCATCCTTTGCACTTATGAAGGACGGCAAGATCCAGACAATGGTTGAGCGCCATGATATTGAAGGTTTTGAACCGATGGAAGTCATCGGTAAGCTTCAACGCAACTTTGAGGAGTATTGTAAAGAGGTATAA
- a CDS encoding aromatic acid exporter family protein, with protein sequence MKIGYRTIKTAIGTPFAIWIAQLLQVDNYASAGILTILCIQITRKRSFLSAWHRFAACFVAMGFSLLFFELIGYHPLAIGLMLFVFIPATVWLKITPGIVTSSVIILHLYGSGGISASLIWNELLLMLVGIGTALLLNVYMPSLEGKLEEYQQQTEDNFAVILRELSRFLKDGNDGWTGKELTDTAALLEEAKSLSFRDVENHLLRTHNQFYHYFHMRTKQFELLERMLPLVTRISGPNKHAKRIAQFFEELAEGIHPGNTAVLYLQQLKEMKEDFRNDELPVTRDEFEVRASLFHLLNEIEEYLIIKRSFKKSDV encoded by the coding sequence TTGAAAATAGGATACCGTACGATTAAAACAGCTATTGGAACCCCTTTTGCCATCTGGATAGCTCAGCTGCTGCAAGTAGATAATTATGCTTCAGCTGGGATTCTCACCATTCTGTGCATTCAAATCACGAGAAAGAGATCTTTTCTGTCGGCTTGGCACCGGTTCGCTGCCTGCTTCGTAGCAATGGGTTTTTCCCTTCTCTTCTTTGAACTGATTGGCTACCATCCTTTAGCGATCGGTCTAATGTTGTTTGTCTTCATTCCTGCCACAGTATGGCTGAAGATTACCCCCGGAATTGTCACGAGTTCTGTTATTATTCTACATCTTTATGGTTCAGGTGGAATTTCAGCTTCTCTTATATGGAACGAGCTACTGCTCATGCTCGTGGGGATTGGAACGGCATTACTGCTTAATGTTTATATGCCGAGTCTTGAAGGTAAGCTTGAGGAATATCAGCAACAAACGGAGGATAACTTTGCTGTAATATTGAGAGAACTGTCACGATTCCTAAAAGATGGAAATGATGGTTGGACAGGCAAAGAATTAACTGATACTGCAGCTCTTTTGGAGGAGGCAAAATCTCTTTCCTTTCGAGACGTAGAAAATCACCTGCTCCGTACCCACAACCAGTTTTATCACTATTTTCACATGCGGACAAAGCAGTTTGAACTGCTTGAGCGCATGCTTCCGCTTGTTACCAGAATTTCAGGGCCAAATAAGCATGCGAAACGGATCGCGCAATTTTTTGAGGAGTTGGCTGAGGGCATTCACCCAGGCAACACAGCCGTGCTTTATTTACAGCAGTTAAAAGAAATGAAAGAGGATTTTAGAAATGATGAACTGCCAGTAACGAGGGACGAATTTGAAGTTAGGGCAAGTTTATTTCATTTATTGAACGAAATCGAAGAGTATTTAATTATTAAGCGCTCCTTTAAAAAGAGTGATGTATAG
- a CDS encoding L,D-transpeptidase: protein MIALILMMFSSFLPPSITEEPVMLVNKSSHELAVYQSGKEIFHTKAATGKTKELTPEGHFSIRVKAKDPYYRKKDIPGGVPENPLGSRWIGFDANGTDGRIFGVHGTNQPESIGNAVSAGCIRLTNEKVEQLYELVEEGTEIIIVDESSTSFEQMYEQWHKGKLKAFFS from the coding sequence ATGATCGCCCTGATCTTAATGATGTTTAGTTCGTTTTTACCACCCTCAATTACAGAGGAACCAGTAATGCTTGTGAACAAATCATCACATGAACTTGCTGTTTACCAATCCGGAAAAGAAATATTTCATACTAAGGCAGCTACAGGCAAAACGAAGGAATTGACACCGGAAGGACATTTTTCTATTCGTGTCAAAGCGAAGGACCCTTACTATCGGAAGAAAGACATTCCAGGAGGAGTACCTGAAAATCCACTCGGAAGCCGCTGGATTGGTTTTGATGCAAACGGTACGGATGGGCGAATATTTGGTGTTCATGGTACGAATCAGCCAGAGTCAATAGGAAATGCTGTATCAGCAGGTTGTATTCGTCTTACCAATGAAAAAGTTGAACAGCTTTATGAGCTTGTGGAAGAGGGGACAGAAATTATTATTGTCGATGAATCGTCGACTTCATTTGAACAAATGTATGAGCAATGGCATAAAGGGAAACTCAAAGCGTTCTTCTCATAA
- a CDS encoding dihydrolipoamide acetyltransferase family protein, with protein sequence MGVEKINMPQLGESVTEGTINSWLVQPGDKVNKYDPIAEVMTDKVNAEVPSSFTGTIKELIAQEGDTIEVGELMCHIEVEGAGSSASTAEEKTDDSPKAESPEKQVSEKTDTKPKQEKGNKKRYSPAVMTLAQDNDIDLNQVEGSGRGGRITRKDIEKIIASGDMPRAKEESASERPAAERAPEQAAPKTSVSAPNVQAGEGDVEIPVTGVRKAIAQNMVKSTTEIPHAWMMVEVDVTNLVELRNSLKKQFKEKEGYSLTFFSFFVKAVAQALKDYPQLNSTWAGDKIIQRKAINLNIAVAKEDELFVPVIKDADEKSIKGIARDITDIAGKARQGKLTSKDMEGGTFTVNNTGSFGSVQSMGVINHPQAAILQVESIVKKPVYQDGMFGARDMVNLCLSLDHRVLDGLVAGNFLARVKEILENMSKEHTSVY encoded by the coding sequence GTGGGAGTAGAGAAAATCAACATGCCTCAGCTTGGTGAGAGTGTTACGGAAGGTACGATCAATTCGTGGCTTGTCCAGCCTGGTGACAAAGTAAATAAGTATGACCCAATTGCTGAAGTTATGACAGATAAAGTAAATGCAGAGGTTCCGTCCTCATTTACTGGAACAATTAAAGAGCTTATTGCCCAAGAAGGCGATACCATCGAAGTCGGTGAATTAATGTGCCATATCGAGGTTGAGGGTGCCGGCTCTTCTGCTAGTACGGCTGAAGAAAAGACGGATGATTCTCCTAAAGCAGAGTCACCTGAGAAACAAGTTTCAGAGAAAACGGATACGAAACCTAAACAGGAAAAAGGCAATAAGAAGCGTTATTCTCCAGCAGTCATGACTTTAGCTCAAGACAATGACATAGATTTGAATCAGGTTGAAGGGTCAGGACGGGGCGGGCGAATTACCCGTAAAGACATTGAGAAGATCATTGCAAGTGGCGATATGCCTCGAGCCAAAGAGGAGTCAGCTTCTGAACGGCCTGCAGCTGAACGGGCTCCTGAGCAAGCAGCGCCAAAAACATCGGTATCAGCTCCAAATGTACAAGCTGGTGAAGGTGACGTAGAAATTCCTGTTACAGGTGTTAGAAAAGCGATCGCACAGAACATGGTCAAATCAACAACTGAAATTCCACATGCTTGGATGATGGTGGAAGTCGATGTCACCAACTTGGTCGAGCTTCGTAATTCACTTAAGAAGCAGTTTAAAGAAAAAGAAGGCTATAGCCTAACGTTCTTCTCCTTTTTCGTTAAAGCTGTTGCTCAAGCATTGAAAGACTATCCCCAGCTTAATAGTACGTGGGCAGGAGATAAGATCATTCAACGTAAAGCGATTAATTTAAATATTGCTGTTGCCAAAGAGGACGAGCTCTTCGTGCCTGTTATAAAAGATGCTGATGAGAAGAGCATTAAAGGCATTGCACGTGATATTACCGACATTGCTGGCAAAGCACGCCAAGGCAAGTTAACTTCGAAAGATATGGAAGGTGGAACGTTTACGGTGAACAATACCGGGTCGTTTGGTTCTGTGCAATCCATGGGTGTTATTAATCATCCCCAGGCCGCGATCTTACAAGTAGAATCGATCGTGAAAAAGCCGGTTTATCAGGACGGCATGTTTGGAGCACGTGACATGGTCAATTTATGCCTATCCTTAGACCATAGAGTGTTAGATGGTCTAGTAGCTGGCAACTTCTTAGCAAGAGTCAAAGAAATTCTTGAAAACATGTCCAAAGAGCATACATCTGTTTATTAA
- the prli42 gene encoding stressosome-associated protein Prli42, whose translation MAHSKKKKSKRERRMKAIIYVMILSMVLSSLLAGASFFM comes from the coding sequence TTGGCTCATTCTAAGAAAAAAAAATCCAAGCGCGAGCGCCGGATGAAGGCGATCATTTATGTGATGATTCTTTCAATGGTTCTCTCCTCTCTTCTTGCCGGAGCGTCTTTCTTTATGTAA
- a CDS encoding nuclease-related domain-containing protein: MIRKKRKRPIRLLKQGALVSRVLADQSKVSLIEKDYATSLAGFRGEESIDYHLKFLSKEAHILHDLRLPIEDYFVQMDTLLITPKFLTIIEVKNIAGKLTFDEERHQLVRSHDGKEEGFLDPLIQVKRQKLHLQKWLRSNSVLTPPIETLIVISKNSTILDTTNESVIHNAYLPFKMKELQDKYREHLLTSREMEQLCVKLIACDTPSDINILHYYGLNEQNIRKGIHCPNCLATSMQRKHGKWFCQVCRFESVEAHLPALKDYSLLIKPKITNSELRDFLQFSSRSIATSILRSMNLPTYGMTKGRVYDLKKL; the protein is encoded by the coding sequence ATGATTAGAAAAAAGAGAAAACGGCCAATAAGACTTTTAAAACAAGGGGCGTTAGTAAGTAGAGTATTAGCGGATCAGTCAAAGGTATCTCTAATCGAAAAAGATTATGCAACATCACTGGCAGGTTTTCGAGGGGAAGAATCCATAGATTATCATCTTAAGTTTTTATCAAAAGAAGCTCACATCCTTCATGATCTAAGATTACCAATTGAAGATTACTTCGTTCAAATGGATACGTTATTGATAACTCCAAAATTCCTAACCATCATCGAGGTTAAAAATATCGCAGGTAAACTCACTTTTGATGAAGAACGGCATCAATTGGTTCGTTCGCATGATGGAAAAGAAGAGGGCTTTCTCGATCCCCTTATCCAAGTAAAAAGGCAGAAACTTCACCTTCAAAAGTGGCTCCGTTCAAATTCTGTGCTTACTCCCCCGATTGAAACCTTAATTGTCATTAGTAAAAATTCCACAATTCTAGATACAACAAACGAGTCAGTCATTCACAACGCTTATCTCCCATTTAAAATGAAAGAACTGCAGGATAAGTATAGAGAACATTTGCTTACTTCAAGGGAAATGGAGCAACTATGCGTTAAATTAATCGCCTGCGATACTCCATCCGATATCAATATTCTTCATTACTATGGCTTGAATGAACAAAACATTCGCAAAGGGATTCACTGTCCTAACTGCCTAGCTACTTCTATGCAAAGAAAACATGGGAAGTGGTTTTGCCAGGTCTGCAGGTTTGAGTCAGTTGAAGCCCACCTCCCGGCTTTAAAGGATTACTCCCTTCTTATAAAACCAAAAATCACAAATAGTGAGTTACGCGACTTTCTCCAGTTTTCGTCTCGAAGTATCGCCACATCAATTTTAAGATCAATGAACTTACCCACGTATGGAATGACAAAAGGGAGGGTATATGACTTGAAAAAATTGTAA
- a CDS encoding alpha-ketoacid dehydrogenase subunit beta — protein MAVISYIQAVTQALKEEMQRDEKVFVLGEDVGKRGGVFRATDGLYDEFGEDRVLDTPLAESAIAGVGIGAAMYGMRPVAEMQFADFIMPAVNQIISEAAKTRYRSNNDWNVPMTIRAPYGGGVHGALYHSQSVEAVFANQPGLKIVMPSTPYDVKGLLKASIRDNDPVLFFEHKRAYRLIKGEVPEDDYTLPLGKADVKREGSDITVITYGLCVHFALQAAEKLEEEGIDAHILDLRTVYPLDQEAIIEAASKTGKVLLVTEDNKEGGIISEVSAIISENCLFDLDAPVKRLAGPDVPSMPYAPTMEKYFMMNPDKVEKAMRDLAEF, from the coding sequence ATGGCAGTCATATCTTATATTCAAGCTGTAACACAAGCATTGAAAGAAGAAATGCAACGTGATGAGAAAGTATTTGTCTTAGGCGAAGATGTTGGTAAGCGTGGAGGCGTATTCCGTGCGACCGATGGGTTATATGATGAGTTTGGGGAAGATCGTGTATTGGATACCCCATTAGCTGAGTCCGCCATCGCTGGTGTTGGAATCGGTGCAGCCATGTACGGAATGCGTCCAGTTGCCGAAATGCAATTTGCGGATTTTATTATGCCGGCTGTGAACCAAATTATTTCAGAAGCAGCAAAAACTCGTTACCGTTCCAACAACGACTGGAATGTACCTATGACGATTCGCGCTCCTTATGGTGGAGGCGTACATGGTGCCCTTTATCATTCCCAGTCTGTTGAAGCTGTTTTTGCAAATCAACCAGGATTGAAGATTGTCATGCCTTCTACTCCTTATGATGTAAAAGGCCTGCTTAAAGCATCGATTCGTGACAATGACCCTGTCCTTTTCTTTGAACATAAACGTGCCTATCGCTTAATCAAAGGTGAGGTGCCAGAGGATGACTATACACTGCCTCTAGGAAAAGCGGATGTAAAACGGGAAGGATCAGACATTACCGTGATTACTTATGGTCTTTGTGTCCACTTTGCTTTACAAGCGGCTGAGAAACTAGAAGAAGAAGGAATCGACGCCCACATCCTCGACTTAAGAACGGTTTACCCGCTGGATCAAGAAGCAATTATCGAAGCAGCTTCTAAAACTGGAAAAGTTCTGCTGGTTACAGAGGATAATAAAGAAGGCGGGATCATTTCTGAAGTGTCCGCGATCATAAGCGAGAATTGCTTGTTTGACTTAGATGCTCCTGTGAAACGACTAGCTGGACCTGATGTTCCATCCATGCCATACGCACCTACTATGGAAAAATACTTTATGATGAACCCTGATAAAGTTGAAAAAGCTATGCGTGATTTAGCGGAATTTTAA